Proteins encoded within one genomic window of Candidatus Brocadiia bacterium:
- a CDS encoding family 16 glycoside hydrolase — MGAELQRDFRQSKIPEKIVRHLLVCLGLLMLATTVFLQADEETARIYIKKAREHLQKKNHEAALNNFSKAAQEAPEMPEVYYERGMMYRDAKESGEAMVDFAKAVELLNSLSDPSNTQKELQRKISNYQADYSKIQDELAEINRKYANKFLELAKKYQDTGDDYLVSIFNILQAIDPQNQEVREQSKIMKGASLAQKKSQMESLFNGEDINDWVGPPDVWTVRDSMIAGVSMPNGMTSLLKHTGVFKENYTVAVKMKLEEMDSDFSAGLAIISGPEKMYMILIKQKALMLVGSAAVLRSGQRGVEAKIMATKGIPAETNLEDWNQLSFKVAGDSIVCYFNDVPLLDMRLSEEAQTKFQGSPGLVIQGTKAYFKEISYLSE, encoded by the coding sequence ATGGGCGCAGAATTGCAACGCGACTTTCGCCAATCTAAAATACCAGAAAAGATAGTCCGGCACCTTTTGGTTTGCCTGGGGCTATTAATGCTGGCTACGACTGTATTCTTGCAGGCCGATGAGGAGACAGCCCGGATCTACATCAAAAAGGCCCGGGAGCACTTGCAGAAAAAGAACCACGAGGCCGCATTGAATAACTTCAGCAAGGCTGCCCAGGAAGCGCCGGAGATGCCCGAAGTCTATTACGAGCGCGGCATGATGTACCGTGATGCCAAAGAGAGCGGCGAAGCCATGGTGGATTTTGCCAAGGCCGTGGAATTGCTTAATTCTCTGTCCGATCCGAGCAACACCCAGAAAGAATTGCAGCGCAAGATATCAAATTACCAGGCTGATTACTCTAAAATCCAAGATGAGTTAGCTGAGATTAACCGAAAATATGCAAATAAGTTCCTGGAACTGGCTAAAAAATACCAGGACACCGGCGATGACTACCTGGTCAGTATCTTTAATATTCTCCAGGCCATTGACCCCCAAAACCAGGAGGTTAGGGAGCAGTCCAAAATAATGAAAGGCGCCAGCCTTGCCCAGAAAAAGAGCCAGATGGAATCGCTTTTCAACGGCGAGGACATCAATGATTGGGTCGGGCCACCGGATGTCTGGACGGTTCGGGACAGTATGATAGCCGGCGTCAGCATGCCGAACGGAATGACGTCCCTGCTCAAGCATACCGGCGTGTTCAAGGAGAATTATACGGTCGCCGTCAAGATGAAACTCGAGGAAATGGATAGTGATTTCTCGGCCGGGCTGGCTATAATCAGCGGACCGGAAAAAATGTATATGATTCTCATCAAGCAAAAAGCGTTGATGCTGGTGGGATCGGCGGCCGTTCTGAGGAGCGGGCAGCGCGGGGTTGAGGCCAAGATTATGGCCACCAAGGGCATCCCGGCCGAGACAAACCTTGAGGACTGGAACCAGCTCTCGTTCAAGGTGGCCGGCGATTCAATCGTGTGCTATTTCAACGACGTACCCTTGCTTGATATGCGCCTTTCTGAAGAAGCCCAGACCAAATTCCAGGGTTCGCCCGGGCTGGTAATCCAGGGCACCAAGGCGTATTTTAAGGAAATTTCTTACCTTTCGGAATAA
- a CDS encoding HEAT repeat domain-containing protein, with the protein MKQLLVISLLIILALAGCGDDKKNTPATTAPPQQVTPEQTMPSVQSPVTKTPITPTKQADVKIDSGSSISSEESRKKQIKELVAQLSSQDQDKRVMAVNALSQLNAKEAIPNITKLLQDNDSEVRESSVRVLGILGAKDAIPEIIKLLQDSDQKVRNSAVYALASLEATEAIPAITKLLKDAVPDIRWATAYALGNLNAKETIPDLILLFQDTDPYVRASAIDALADLNAKETIPAITKLLQDNDPNVRASAVQAMGELGSEETIPIVSKFLYDNDRGIRYAALDALSRLDAEEFIPAITGLLQDIDPYIRGGAAYALLVLRAQDAVPNIIQLLQDNDSQVRRSAIHALGYLGTKETIPIITKLLQDDDSWVRKTVIASLGQLGAKEEIPTIAGLLQNSDPEVCIAAIESLTQLGDKESIPGITKLLQNSNAGVRRSAIYALGQLGVKEATPEIIKLLQDDSQNVRQSAVNTLRMLSAKEAIPNITELLRDSDKMVCLSAIEALGQLKAKDAIPNITKFLQDSSPNLRSQAAYTLASLEATETIPNITKLLEDRDERVRRSASSTLGSLGAKETIPNISKLLKDSDKWVRYSAINALGELGAKESIPQITGLLQDSDSDIREAANYALGTIGSKEVIPDVIKSLQDNDLWVRYSAVYALGKLGAKEAIPTLTKLLQDSDPNIQWIAATALKEISVEVDDKSK; encoded by the coding sequence ATGAAGCAGTTGCTGGTCATCTCCCTGTTGATAATCCTGGCCCTGGCCGGTTGCGGGGATGACAAAAAGAATACTCCGGCCACCACTGCCCCGCCCCAACAGGTAACTCCTGAGCAAACGATGCCATCGGTGCAGTCGCCTGTTACTAAAACGCCTATAACACCCACCAAACAAGCTGATGTAAAGATAGATAGCGGAAGCAGTATTTCATCTGAGGAATCCCGTAAGAAACAGATAAAAGAACTAGTGGCCCAACTCTCAAGTCAAGACCAGGACAAACGAGTCATGGCTGTAAATGCCCTTAGCCAACTAAATGCTAAAGAGGCCATACCAAATATTACCAAATTATTGCAGGATAATGACTCAGAAGTTCGCGAGTCATCTGTACGTGTATTGGGAATACTTGGTGCTAAAGATGCAATCCCCGAAATTATCAAACTATTACAGGATAGCGACCAGAAAGTTCGGAACTCGGCGGTTTATGCATTGGCGTCGCTTGAAGCCACTGAGGCAATTCCGGCGATTACAAAATTATTAAAGGATGCTGTGCCCGATATACGCTGGGCGACCGCTTATGCGTTGGGGAACCTTAACGCCAAAGAGACAATCCCGGACCTTATACTATTATTTCAGGATACTGACCCATATGTCCGCGCGTCGGCTATTGACGCATTAGCAGACCTCAACGCTAAAGAGACAATACCAGCCATTACTAAATTATTACAGGATAACGACCCGAATGTTCGTGCGTCGGCTGTTCAGGCTATGGGGGAGCTCGGTTCCGAGGAAACAATCCCGATTGTTAGCAAATTCTTATACGATAATGACCGGGGTATTCGCTATGCTGCTCTCGATGCATTGTCAAGGCTTGACGCTGAAGAATTCATCCCGGCTATCACCGGGTTACTACAAGATATTGACCCCTATATTCGCGGCGGTGCCGCTTATGCATTGCTAGTACTTAGAGCTCAAGATGCGGTCCCGAATATTATCCAATTATTACAGGATAATGACTCACAGGTTCGCCGGTCTGCTATTCATGCCCTGGGATATCTTGGCACTAAGGAAACAATCCCAATTATAACTAAATTATTACAGGATGATGATTCATGGGTTCGTAAAACGGTTATAGCGTCTTTGGGACAACTCGGTGCTAAAGAAGAAATCCCCACCATAGCTGGATTATTACAGAATAGTGACCCAGAAGTTTGCATTGCTGCTATTGAATCATTAACTCAACTTGGTGATAAAGAATCCATACCAGGTATTACTAAGTTATTGCAGAATAGCAATGCGGGAGTCCGCCGGTCGGCTATTTATGCCTTAGGCCAGCTTGGCGTCAAAGAAGCTACCCCTGAAATTATTAAGCTATTGCAAGATGATAGTCAGAATGTCCGGCAATCAGCGGTCAATACATTAAGAATGCTTAGTGCTAAAGAAGCAATCCCAAACATTACTGAATTATTACGAGATAGTGATAAAATGGTTTGTTTATCTGCAATTGAGGCATTGGGGCAACTAAAAGCTAAGGATGCAATTCCTAACATTACAAAGTTTTTACAAGACAGCAGCCCAAATTTGCGTTCTCAGGCTGCTTATACTTTAGCATCTCTTGAAGCAACAGAAACCATCCCAAATATAACAAAGCTGTTGGAAGATAGAGATGAAAGGGTTCGTAGGTCTGCCAGTTCTACATTGGGTTCCCTTGGCGCAAAAGAAACAATACCAAATATCTCTAAACTACTGAAGGATAGCGATAAATGGGTTAGGTATTCAGCGATTAATGCACTGGGCGAGCTTGGGGCTAAAGAGTCAATCCCCCAAATTACCGGATTACTACAAGATAGCGACTCAGATATTAGGGAAGCCGCTAATTACGCATTAGGTACCATTGGTTCCAAGGAAGTAATTCCTGATGTCATTAAATCATTACAGGATAATGATCTTTGGGTCCGCTACTCAGCCGTTTATGCTTTAGGAAAACTTGGAGCCAAAGAAGCTATTCCAACCCTTACCAAGCTATTACAGGATAGCGACCCAAATATCCAATGGATAGCTGCAACTGCTCTGAAAGAGATAAGCGTGGAAGTGGACGATAAGTCTAAGTAG
- a CDS encoding zinc ribbon domain-containing protein — protein MVSFNCLCGKKLQVRDELAGKMVKCPGCANVNLVPPPLDMPIDLKPLDDNQPKAQTFALNEADESSEDETMPCPTCESPIPPESFVCPKCGVHIKDDPSQMDSAAMAFYKRFRAFIPIIVGGIIILIALLLIPKPKQEEPKKTKKPKAASGSITATATAAKEPAGPKLEDNLRAEIKNGDTMQLDGMVNLLVTLQDKAIGVLNVEVRNSDANIRLKAAYGLYFFSYYKCLRKEIFRILDACTGSKPPDDRTRLLVLEMLYLLQTDEPMPQLSSMNDIVGPHAAKFGGLPTQPPVSAATAKMLIQKYNTDKSDLIKAKALIMTITLGDRFQVRALFNILKGSDTDALALVKSYLNNITDQSFEKPEEWEEWYKANKDKIQFDKKVAPDVK, from the coding sequence ATGGTATCATTCAACTGCTTATGTGGGAAGAAGCTCCAGGTCCGGGACGAGCTGGCCGGCAAAATGGTCAAGTGCCCGGGCTGCGCCAATGTCAACTTGGTGCCTCCGCCGCTGGATATGCCCATCGACCTGAAACCGTTGGACGACAACCAGCCTAAGGCTCAGACATTTGCGCTGAACGAGGCGGATGAAAGTAGTGAGGATGAGACCATGCCGTGCCCGACCTGCGAGTCGCCCATTCCGCCGGAGTCGTTTGTCTGTCCCAAGTGCGGAGTGCACATAAAGGACGACCCGTCCCAGATGGATTCGGCGGCCATGGCTTTCTATAAGCGCTTCCGGGCTTTCATCCCCATCATAGTTGGCGGTATTATCATCCTCATCGCGCTGTTGTTGATACCCAAGCCCAAGCAGGAAGAGCCGAAGAAAACCAAGAAGCCCAAGGCCGCTTCGGGCAGTATTACAGCCACGGCCACGGCGGCCAAGGAACCGGCCGGACCGAAGCTGGAGGACAACCTGCGCGCTGAAATCAAGAACGGCGACACCATGCAACTGGACGGTATGGTCAACTTGCTGGTGACGCTCCAGGATAAGGCCATCGGCGTGCTCAACGTCGAGGTGCGCAACAGCGACGCCAATATAAGGCTCAAGGCCGCTTACGGCCTGTATTTTTTCAGCTATTATAAATGCCTGCGCAAGGAGATATTCCGGATACTCGATGCCTGTACCGGCTCCAAGCCGCCCGATGACCGGACCCGGTTGCTGGTGCTGGAGATGCTTTACCTGTTGCAGACGGACGAGCCGATGCCGCAGTTGTCGAGCATGAACGACATCGTCGGTCCGCACGCGGCCAAGTTCGGCGGACTGCCGACCCAGCCGCCGGTGTCGGCGGCCACGGCCAAGATGCTTATCCAGAAATACAACACCGACAAGAGCGACCTGATAAAGGCCAAGGCGCTGATTATGACCATCACCCTGGGCGACCGCTTCCAGGTCCGGGCGCTTTTTAACATCCTCAAGGGCTCAGATACGGACGCGCTGGCGCTGGTTAAGTCCTACCTCAATAACATCACCGACCAGTCATTCGAGAAGCCCGAGGAGTGGGAGGAATGGTACAAGGCCAACAAGGATAAAATCCAGTTTGATAAGAAAGTAGCCCCGGACGTCAAATAG
- a CDS encoding KpsF/GutQ family sugar-phosphate isomerase, with the protein MNYYQYAKRILDTEIAAISSLSRKLGQAGMKDAFKKSINMVLNCKGRVVVTGMGKAGIIGQKISATLASTGTPSLYLHPAEAYHGDLGRVTRDDVVLALSNSGETEEIIRLLPSLKKIGARIVAITSSARSLLGKHADVVLETGYIRESCEWGMVPSASTTALLALGDAIALTVIKNRKFSREQFAFYHPGGELGRKLLKVADVMRTGNRHPMMNQNRTIREAISAITKSRAGAVSIIDSTKKLVGIFTDGDLRRHIGKDPSVINQPLSKVMTRHPTVIQADKLLSEAFRILRDRKIDELPVIDAKGRSVGMLDVQDILAADIV; encoded by the coding sequence ATGAATTACTATCAATACGCCAAGCGGATACTGGACACGGAGATAGCGGCCATTAGTTCGCTCAGCCGCAAGCTGGGCCAGGCCGGAATGAAGGACGCCTTCAAGAAGTCCATAAATATGGTGCTTAACTGCAAGGGTCGGGTGGTGGTCACCGGCATGGGCAAGGCCGGCATCATCGGACAGAAGATATCGGCTACGCTGGCTTCGACCGGCACGCCGTCTTTATACCTGCATCCGGCTGAGGCATACCACGGCGATCTGGGCCGGGTTACCCGCGACGACGTGGTCCTGGCGCTGTCCAACAGCGGCGAGACCGAGGAAATCATCAGGTTATTGCCGTCCCTGAAGAAGATAGGCGCCAGAATCGTGGCCATCACCAGTTCGGCCCGGTCGCTTTTGGGCAAGCACGCCGACGTGGTGCTCGAGACCGGCTACATAAGAGAATCGTGCGAGTGGGGTATGGTGCCGTCGGCCAGCACCACGGCATTACTGGCCCTGGGCGACGCCATCGCGCTGACCGTCATCAAGAATAGAAAGTTTTCCCGGGAGCAGTTCGCCTTTTATCATCCGGGCGGCGAGCTGGGCCGGAAACTGCTCAAGGTGGCCGACGTTATGCGCACCGGCAACCGACATCCGATGATGAACCAGAACCGGACCATCCGCGAGGCGATATCGGCCATTACCAAAAGCCGGGCCGGCGCGGTTAGCATCATCGATAGCACCAAGAAGCTGGTGGGCATATTCACCGACGGCGACCTGAGGCGGCACATCGGCAAAGACCCGTCCGTCATCAACCAGCCTTTATCTAAAGTAATGACCAGACACCCGACCGTGATTCAGGCGGATAAACTGCTGAGCGAGGCGTTCCGGATACTCCGGGACAGGAAGATAGACGAACTGCCGGTTATTGACGCCAAAGGCCGGTCGGTAGGGATGCTTGATGTCCAGGATATCCTGGCGGCTGATATCGTATGA